The genomic window CAATATATCGCACCGGGTCAATTTTTTCGTAGGTTGGTCCGGCGTTAACCAAAAACTTTTGTCCCTTAAGTTCTCCGCCGGCCATCTCCATTTGGCCACTAAAAAACGCCTTTACTTTTTCCACTATACTTTCCGGCTCTTCCATCCTTCCTTTACCGTGTAGTCCGCTGGCCAGCTCACCCACTCCGGGCTCAATAATTTGTGCTCCGTAATTGGCCAGGGTTTCTATGTTTTTAAGGTTAGCCGGATGACGGTACATGTCCAGATCCATCGCCGGAGCAATAAAAACCGGACATTTAGCCGAAAGGTAGGTTGTGAGTAAGAGGTTATCGCAAATGGCCGAAGCCATCTTTGCCATACTGTTTGCCGAGGCGGGCGCAATTAGCATTAAATCGGCCCACATTCCTAAATCAACATGGCTGTGCCAGGTGCCATCGGTAGTTTCAAAAAAGCTGCCCAGCACGGGTTTTCCGGATAGAGCTGACATGGTTACAGGTGAAATGAATTCTTTGGCGGCCCGTGTCATTAAAACCTGTACATCGGCACCTTCTTTTACCAAAAACCGTAATAAATAAGCCGATTTATAAGCGGCAATACTGCCTGTAAGCCCAAGTATGATCTTTTTATTCTTTAATATCATCATGCTTAAAAATAAAAAAAGATAAAAGAAATATAAAACAACCTCCTTTACCTTTTTGTTTTTAATGCGATCATCCGGTTGGTTGACTCAAGCAAGGTCAACATTACCGACTGCTGGAAATGTGTTATGCTTCCTCTGTATTGGGGTTGCGGTAATACACATTTTTATCCACAAATTCTTGCGTAGCGATAGAAGAAGGTTTTGGCAAACGTTCGTAAAACCTCGAAATTTCTATTTGTTCGCGATTCTCAAATACCTCCTCCAAGTTATCGGTATAAGAAGCAAACTCCTGGAGTTTCTTGTTTAACTCCTCTTTCATTTCAACACTAATTTGATTTGCTCTTTTGGCAATAATATTAACCGACTCGTAAATATTTCCGGTATCCTCCGAGAGTTTTTTTGTATCCCAGGTGATGGTAGTGCCCGGAGCATTTGATTTTTTATAATCCATGGTTTATTATTAAGTATCCGTTTTTAATTCGTTTCTTCAAAATTGATGTTCTTGGCGGCATCGTTGTATATTTTAACCGCCCTGTTAAGGTACTGACTCTCAGGAAACTCGTTGATAAACGAGAAATACTCGTCTATGGCATCCCGCATCCTCTCTTCCTTTTTACTGATTACACTGTTTACGGCCTGAATATATTTGGCTTCTAAAATAAGGAATGATAACTCCTCGCGATACTTGGTATCCGGAAATTCCTTTAAACTGTTTTGTGCCGCTATTACCGCCGATAGATAATTATTACCCATATAATCGCCAAGGCCAAAATAAAGTTTGGCACTTAAATAAGATTTATATACCAGTTTATCACGAAGTTCGTCCATCAACCTGTTGGCTTCGGCTACTCTTTCACTCCTGGGATAGAGGTTAACAAAAAGCTGAAATTCGTTAATGGCATTGTAGGTATCTGTTTGATCCAAACGGGGTTTTGGCGATGTCATATAATAACAATATCCACTCATAAACTGACACTCTTCGTTCCGTTGGCTTGAGGGAAAGGTTTTTACAAACTGGCGGTAGTAATGCCCCGCCATGATGTAATCATTTAAACCATACAGACAGCTGGCATAGGTATAATTAATAGTTTCTGCTTTGTCGGTACCTCGATAAACACCTTGCAACTCGTTTAAGAGTGTTGCTGCGCGCATGAAATCTTCTTTTTCGAAATATTCCATCGCCTTAGCATATTTAAACTCGTAATCGGTGCTTTTTAACACCTTTTGGTATTGACTACAGCTTAGTAATAAGGGGATAAGGATTAAGGCAGCAAGAAATTTTCTCATCAATTGAATGATTATTTTTTGTAATTAAAAAAGATGTAATGCGTTAAAATTAAACAATATAACAAAGCTAAAACATCCGGTTTCTGCAATATTTTATTCTAAATAACGTGCAAAGATAACTTTTTAATGTCAAAAAAAAAAGAAACATGTAACACCACAGCGTTTCAGTATAGGTCTTTTTTGGGCCGCGCATCCAAATAAATTATAACTGCATACTTTTGCCATATTTTATTAGTTTTGCAGATTGTACAAATCAGAAAAAAAGTCCAGCATATGGAACAAGATAAAATTCAATTGTTGATGACCATGTTTA from Saccharicrinis carchari includes these protein-coding regions:
- a CDS encoding outer membrane protein assembly factor BamD, with product MRKFLAALILIPLLLSCSQYQKVLKSTDYEFKYAKAMEYFEKEDFMRAATLLNELQGVYRGTDKAETINYTYASCLYGLNDYIMAGHYYRQFVKTFPSSQRNEECQFMSGYCYYMTSPKPRLDQTDTYNAINEFQLFVNLYPRSERVAEANRLMDELRDKLVYKSYLSAKLYFGLGDYMGNNYLSAVIAAQNSLKEFPDTKYREELSFLILEAKYIQAVNSVISKKEERMRDAIDEYFSFINEFPESQYLNRAVKIYNDAAKNINFEETN
- the coaBC gene encoding bifunctional phosphopantothenoylcysteine decarboxylase/phosphopantothenate--cysteine ligase CoaBC, which encodes MMILKNKKIILGLTGSIAAYKSAYLLRFLVKEGADVQVLMTRAAKEFISPVTMSALSGKPVLGSFFETTDGTWHSHVDLGMWADLMLIAPASANSMAKMASAICDNLLLTTYLSAKCPVFIAPAMDLDMYRHPANLKNIETLANYGAQIIEPGVGELASGLHGKGRMEEPESIVEKVKAFFSGQMEMAGGELKGQKFLVNAGPTYEKIDPVRYIGNYSSGKMGFHIAEVLAEKGAEVTLVSGPVNIKTEHPRIQVLPVLSAKEMNEACLKHYPSCHGAILCAAVADYTPKVKADNKIKSNNPELNLTLKATEDIAQNLGKIKTKTQLLVGFALETDNAIQNAAKKLAKKNLDFIVLNSLENPGAGFGVDTNQVTIIDKNNKAKEFALKSKRQVAEDIVDTVISFSISKST
- a CDS encoding DNA-directed RNA polymerase subunit omega, producing the protein MDYKKSNAPGTTITWDTKKLSEDTGNIYESVNIIAKRANQISVEMKEELNKKLQEFASYTDNLEEVFENREQIEISRFYERLPKPSSIATQEFVDKNVYYRNPNTEEA